A genomic window from Variovorax paradoxus includes:
- a CDS encoding phospholipase D family protein: MPSSFQTFLRRSTALLALLILGACAQLPQNVDRPVSTALASPATGTAMADLVQQRRQTDKARYESGFLLLGGPQAAYGSRLALIEGAQKTLDLQYYAIHADASTGRLLRGLRSAAERGVRVRVLLDDFHTTGRDALVLGLAFIPNIEMRLFNPLAGSRDSTFSRLLNSIDDASRIQQRMHNKLFLADNVLGVTGGRNLGDAYFGNATNGNFVDVDVLAAGPIVQDLSRSFDSYWNNERAYPVQSLVTREELQAMRDRARKADQELAEESASQQKGSDNAPPTAEQRARAWDEKPLDLRTATFVWAPAAMLADKPGKIPADSGPESAKAPGLVVSRPGDKAGTSPGAASLEAASDLAAGGDTVVEGLLQLIGQARADLLIISPYFVPGKDMLQAFSAARTRGVRIRVLTNSLASNDAPVAHVGYARHREELLAMGIELYELRSEQTSFGNVFGSSGGGSTGTSGESRAMLHSKVLVMDGRLLVVGSMNLDLRSQLQNTEIALLIRSNELSRAASEQIERGMRERSWHVELVDGSLLWRAPEGSGLKDTTTEPDASATLRLLLKLFGPLAPDQLL, translated from the coding sequence ATGCCTTCTTCCTTCCAGACGTTCTTGCGCCGATCCACCGCGCTTCTCGCGCTGCTGATCCTCGGTGCCTGCGCACAGCTGCCCCAGAACGTCGACCGGCCCGTCTCGACCGCTCTCGCCTCGCCAGCCACCGGCACCGCGATGGCCGACCTGGTGCAGCAGCGCCGGCAGACCGACAAGGCCCGCTATGAATCCGGCTTCCTGCTCCTGGGCGGTCCGCAGGCCGCCTACGGCAGCCGGCTCGCGCTGATCGAGGGTGCCCAGAAGACGCTGGACCTGCAGTACTACGCGATCCACGCCGATGCCAGCACCGGCCGCCTGCTGCGCGGCCTGCGCTCGGCCGCCGAGCGCGGTGTGCGGGTGCGCGTGCTGCTCGACGACTTCCACACCACCGGCCGCGACGCATTGGTGCTGGGCCTGGCCTTCATCCCGAACATCGAGATGCGCCTGTTCAATCCGCTGGCCGGCTCTCGCGACTCCACCTTCAGTCGCCTGCTCAATTCGATCGACGACGCCTCGCGCATCCAGCAGCGCATGCACAACAAGCTGTTCCTGGCCGACAACGTGCTCGGCGTCACGGGTGGGCGCAACCTTGGCGATGCGTATTTCGGCAACGCGACCAACGGCAACTTCGTCGATGTCGACGTGCTGGCGGCCGGCCCTATCGTGCAAGACCTCTCGCGCAGCTTCGACAGCTACTGGAACAACGAGCGCGCCTACCCGGTGCAATCGCTGGTCACGCGCGAGGAACTGCAGGCCATGCGCGACCGTGCGAGAAAGGCCGACCAGGAACTGGCCGAAGAATCCGCCAGCCAGCAGAAAGGCTCGGACAACGCCCCTCCCACCGCCGAACAGCGCGCCCGCGCCTGGGACGAAAAGCCGCTGGACCTGCGCACCGCCACCTTCGTCTGGGCGCCGGCCGCAATGCTGGCCGACAAGCCCGGCAAGATCCCCGCCGACTCGGGCCCCGAAAGCGCGAAGGCGCCGGGCCTCGTGGTCAGCCGGCCCGGCGACAAGGCCGGCACCTCGCCCGGTGCGGCCTCGCTGGAGGCCGCGTCCGACCTGGCCGCCGGCGGCGACACCGTGGTCGAAGGGCTGCTGCAACTGATCGGCCAGGCCCGCGCCGACCTGCTCATCATCTCGCCCTACTTCGTGCCCGGAAAAGACATGCTGCAAGCCTTTTCCGCGGCCCGCACCCGGGGCGTGCGCATCCGCGTGCTGACCAACTCGCTGGCCTCGAACGACGCGCCGGTGGCGCACGTGGGTTACGCGCGCCACCGCGAAGAACTGCTCGCGATGGGCATCGAACTCTACGAACTTCGCAGCGAGCAGACGAGCTTCGGCAATGTCTTCGGCTCCTCGGGCGGCGGCAGCACGGGTACCTCGGGCGAATCGCGCGCCATGCTGCACTCCAAGGTGCTGGTGATGGATGGCCGTCTGCTGGTGGTCGGATCGATGAATCTCGACCTGCGCTCGCAGCTGCAGAACACCGAGATCGCGCTGCTGATCCGCAGCAACGAACTCTCGCGCGCCGCGTCCGAGCAGATCGAACGCGGCATGCGCGAGCGCTCATGGCATGTCGAGCTGGTCGACGGCTCGCTGTTGTGGCGCGCGCCCGAGGGCAGCGGCCTGAAGGACACCACCACCGAACCCGATGCCAGCGCCACGCTGCGGCTGCTGCTCAAGCTCTTCGGGCCGCTGGCGCCAGACCAACTGCTTTAG